One genomic segment of Brachyhypopomus gauderio isolate BG-103 chromosome 19, BGAUD_0.2, whole genome shotgun sequence includes these proteins:
- the map6d1 gene encoding MAP6 domain-containing protein 1 isoform X1 — MAWPCISRVCCLARFWNEFDKSDLSVPLTIQNYSDITEQEIRSVTKRVAADRVTADRAPRSDYVSPDHRGSPAWQDGGGGRACRHKPREDSRAPVPPFPGVTQYKQDYKPWPIPKRDNFPWISNGGGTARASSPVNGCGRNPARAEREERASRRETNTSSYRQEYRPWAGVRPPKPAPKRPTFLGTGATDPPPETSYQAAFSVDAHRPVDAVTPDAFPHAQPDSQVERADRTEVSSRSEEQLVRSKSPNPSAVFQSRSRIFNI; from the exons ATGGCTTGGCCGTGCATTAGCAGAGTGTGCTGTCTGGCTCGGTTCTGGAACGAGTTTGACAAATCGGATCTGTCGGTCCCGCTAACGATTCAAAACTACTCGGACATCACCGAGCAAGAGATCCGCTCCGTCACCAAGCGGGTCGCGGCGGACCGAGTCACGGCGGACCGAGCCCCGAGGAGCGACTATGTGAGTCCGGATCACCGAGGTTCTCCTGCGTGGCAGGACGGTGGAGGCGGACGCGCGTGCCGCCACAAGCCCCGCGAGGACTCCCGCGCGCCGGTACCGCCGTTCCCCGGCGTGACTCAGTACAAGCAGGATTACAAACCCTGGCCCATCCCCAAAAGAGACAACTTCCCCTGGATTAGTAACGGCGGCGGCACGGCGCGCGCCTCCAGCCCGGTGAACGGTTGCGGCAGGAACCCGGCGCGTGCGGAGAGAGAGGAGCGCGCGAGCCGCCGGGAGACCAACACGAGCTCGTACAG ACAGGAGTACCGGCCCTGGGCAGGGGTCCGGCCGCCGAAGCCTGCCCCGAAGAGGCCTACGTTCCTGGGGACGGGTGCCACCGACCCCCCTCCTGAGACGAGCTACCAGGCGGCCTTCAGCGTGGACGCACACAGGCCCGTGGACGCAGTCACGCCGGACGCTTTCCCCCACGCTCAGCCCGACAGCCAGGTTGAGAGAGCGGACAGGACAGAGGTCAGTTCCAGGTCAGAG
- the map6d1 gene encoding microtubule-associated protein 6 homolog isoform X3, producing MAWPCISRVCCLARFWNEFDKSDLSVPLTIQNYSDITEQEIRSVTKRVAADRVTADRAPRSDYVSPDHRGSPAWQDGGGGRACRHKPREDSRAPVPPFPGVTQYKQDYKPWPIPKRDNFPWISNGGGTARASSPVNGCGRNPARAEREERASRRETNTSSYRQEYRPWAGVRPPKPAPKRPTFLGTGATDPPPETSYQAAFSVDAHRPVDAVTPDAFPHAQPDSQVERADRTEVSSRSSL from the exons ATGGCTTGGCCGTGCATTAGCAGAGTGTGCTGTCTGGCTCGGTTCTGGAACGAGTTTGACAAATCGGATCTGTCGGTCCCGCTAACGATTCAAAACTACTCGGACATCACCGAGCAAGAGATCCGCTCCGTCACCAAGCGGGTCGCGGCGGACCGAGTCACGGCGGACCGAGCCCCGAGGAGCGACTATGTGAGTCCGGATCACCGAGGTTCTCCTGCGTGGCAGGACGGTGGAGGCGGACGCGCGTGCCGCCACAAGCCCCGCGAGGACTCCCGCGCGCCGGTACCGCCGTTCCCCGGCGTGACTCAGTACAAGCAGGATTACAAACCCTGGCCCATCCCCAAAAGAGACAACTTCCCCTGGATTAGTAACGGCGGCGGCACGGCGCGCGCCTCCAGCCCGGTGAACGGTTGCGGCAGGAACCCGGCGCGTGCGGAGAGAGAGGAGCGCGCGAGCCGCCGGGAGACCAACACGAGCTCGTACAG ACAGGAGTACCGGCCCTGGGCAGGGGTCCGGCCGCCGAAGCCTGCCCCGAAGAGGCCTACGTTCCTGGGGACGGGTGCCACCGACCCCCCTCCTGAGACGAGCTACCAGGCGGCCTTCAGCGTGGACGCACACAGGCCCGTGGACGCAGTCACGCCGGACGCTTTCCCCCACGCTCAGCCCGACAGCCAGGTTGAGAGAGCGGACAGGACAGAGGTCAGTTCCAG
- the map6d1 gene encoding MAP6 domain-containing protein 1 isoform X2, giving the protein MAWPCISRVCCLARFWNEFDKSDLSVPLTIQNYSDITEQEIRSVTKRVAADRVTADRAPRSDYVSPDHRGSPAWQDGGGGRACRHKPREDSRAPVPPFPGVTQYKQDYKPWPIPKRDNFPWISNGGGTARASSPVNGCGRNPARAEREERASRRETNTSSYRQEYRPWAGVRPPKPAPKRPTFLGTGATDPPPETSYQAAFSVDAHRPVDAVTPDAFPHAQPDSQVERADRTEEQLVRSKSPNPSAVFQSRSRIFNI; this is encoded by the exons ATGGCTTGGCCGTGCATTAGCAGAGTGTGCTGTCTGGCTCGGTTCTGGAACGAGTTTGACAAATCGGATCTGTCGGTCCCGCTAACGATTCAAAACTACTCGGACATCACCGAGCAAGAGATCCGCTCCGTCACCAAGCGGGTCGCGGCGGACCGAGTCACGGCGGACCGAGCCCCGAGGAGCGACTATGTGAGTCCGGATCACCGAGGTTCTCCTGCGTGGCAGGACGGTGGAGGCGGACGCGCGTGCCGCCACAAGCCCCGCGAGGACTCCCGCGCGCCGGTACCGCCGTTCCCCGGCGTGACTCAGTACAAGCAGGATTACAAACCCTGGCCCATCCCCAAAAGAGACAACTTCCCCTGGATTAGTAACGGCGGCGGCACGGCGCGCGCCTCCAGCCCGGTGAACGGTTGCGGCAGGAACCCGGCGCGTGCGGAGAGAGAGGAGCGCGCGAGCCGCCGGGAGACCAACACGAGCTCGTACAG ACAGGAGTACCGGCCCTGGGCAGGGGTCCGGCCGCCGAAGCCTGCCCCGAAGAGGCCTACGTTCCTGGGGACGGGTGCCACCGACCCCCCTCCTGAGACGAGCTACCAGGCGGCCTTCAGCGTGGACGCACACAGGCCCGTGGACGCAGTCACGCCGGACGCTTTCCCCCACGCTCAGCCCGACAGCCAGGTTGAGAGAGCGGACAGGACAGAG